A section of the Camelus dromedarius isolate mCamDro1 chromosome 14, mCamDro1.pat, whole genome shotgun sequence genome encodes:
- the MFSD2A gene encoding sodium-dependent lysophosphatidylcholine symporter 1 isoform X2: MAKGEGAESGSAAGLLPTSILQAGERPAQVKEPKKKQQLSVCNKLCYAVGGAPYQVTGCALGFFLQIYLLDVAQVDPFSASIILFVGRAWDAITDPLVGFCISKSPWTRLGRLMPWIIFSTPLAIIAYFLIWFVPDFQQGQALWYLLFYCLFETLVTCFHVPYSALTMFISTEQSERDSATAYRMTVEVLGTVLGTAIQGQIVGQADTPCLQDPNASTATLEGANHTHSTTSLKETQNAYLLAAGVIASIYVICAIILILGVREQREPYETQQAKPMSFFRGLRLVMTHGPYIKLIAGFLFTSLAFMLVEGNFALFCTYTLGFRNEFQNLLLAIMLSATVTIPIWQWFLTRFGKKMAVYIGISSAVPFLILVALMESNLIVTYVVAVAAGISVAAAFLLPWSMLPDVIDDFHLKQPHIHGTEPIFFSFYVFFTKFASGVSLGISTLSLDFTGYQTRSCSQPARVKFTLKMLVTMAPIVLILLGLLLFKLYPIDEEKRRQNKKALQALREEASSSGCSETDSTELASIL; this comes from the exons ATGGCCAAAGGAGAGGGAGCCGAGAGCGGCTCCGCCGCGGGGCTGCTGCCCACGAGCATACTCCAAGCCGGCGAACGCCCGGCCCAGGTGAAG GAACCAAAGAAGAAACAACAGTTGTCCGTTTGCAACAAGCTTTGCTATGCAGTTGGGGGGGCCCCCTACCAGGTGACGGGATGTGCCCTGGGGTTCTTCCTGCAGATCTACCTGTTGGATGTAGCTCAG GTGGaccctttctctgcctctatCATCCTATTTGTGGGCCGCGCTTGGGATGCCATCACAGACCCGCTGGTGGGCTTCTGCATTAGCAAATCTCCCTGGACCCGCCTAGGCCGCCTCATGCCCTG GATCATATTCTCCACCCCCCTGGCCATCATTGCCTACTTCCTCATCTGGTTCGTGCCTGACTTCCAACAGGGCCAGGCCCTGTGGTACTTGCTTTTCTACTGCCTCTTTGAGACGCTGGTCACG TGTTTCCACGTTCCCTACTCAGCTCTCACCATGTTCATCAGCACAGAGCAGAGTGAGCGGGATTCTGCCACCGCGTATC GGATGACGGTGGAGGTATtaggcacagtgctgggcaccgCAATCCAGGGGCAGATTGTGGGCCAAGCAGATACACCTTGTCTCCAGGACCCCAATGCTTCTACAGCAACCTTGGAAGGTGCCAATCACACGCATAGCACCACCTCACTCAAAGAAACG CAAAACGCATACCTGCTGGCAGCAGGGGTCATTGCCTCCATCTATGTCATCTGCGCCATCATCCTGATCCTGGGCGTGCGGGAGCAGAGAG AACCCTACGAGACTCAGCAGGCCAAGCCAATGTCTTTCTTTCGGGGCCTCCGGTTGGTCATGACCCATGGCCCGTACATCAAGCTTATTGCTGGCTTCCTCTTCACCTCCTTGGCTTTCATG CTGGTAGAGGGAAACTTCGCCCTGTTTTGCACTTACACCTTGGGCTTCCGCAACGAATTCCAGAATCTGCTCCTGGCCATCATG CTCTCAGCCACAGTCACCATTCCCATCTGGCAGTGGTTCCTAACCCGGTTTGGCAAGAAGATGGCTGTGTACATTGGGATCTCA TCAGCAGTGCCATTTCTCATCTTGGTGGCTCTCATGGAGAGTAACCTGATCGTCACATACGTGGTAGCTGTGGCAGCCGGCATCAGTGTAGCAGCCGCCTTTTTACTACCCTG GTCCATGCTGCCGGATGTCATTGACGACTTCCACTTGAAGCAGCCCCACATCCATGGGACTGAGCCCATCTTCTTCTCCTTCTACGTCTTCTTCACCAAGTTTGCCTCCGGAGTCTCTCTGGGCATCTCCACTCTCAGTCTGGA CTTCACTGGGTACCAGACCCGTTCCTGCTCCCAGCCGGCACGTGTCAAGTTTACGCTGAAGATGCTCGTGACCATGGCTCCCATAGTCCTCATCCTGCTAGGCCTGCTGCTGTTCAAGCTGTACCCCATCGATGAGGAGAAGCGGCGGCAGAATAAGAAGGCCCTGCAGGCTCTGAG GGAAGAGGCCAGCAGCTCGGGCTGCTCTGAAACAGACTCCACAGAGCTGGCCAGCATCCTCTAG
- the MFSD2A gene encoding sodium-dependent lysophosphatidylcholine symporter 1 isoform X1: MAKGEGAESGSAAGLLPTSILQAGERPAQVKKEPKKKQQLSVCNKLCYAVGGAPYQVTGCALGFFLQIYLLDVAQVDPFSASIILFVGRAWDAITDPLVGFCISKSPWTRLGRLMPWIIFSTPLAIIAYFLIWFVPDFQQGQALWYLLFYCLFETLVTCFHVPYSALTMFISTEQSERDSATAYRMTVEVLGTVLGTAIQGQIVGQADTPCLQDPNASTATLEGANHTHSTTSLKETQNAYLLAAGVIASIYVICAIILILGVREQREPYETQQAKPMSFFRGLRLVMTHGPYIKLIAGFLFTSLAFMLVEGNFALFCTYTLGFRNEFQNLLLAIMLSATVTIPIWQWFLTRFGKKMAVYIGISSAVPFLILVALMESNLIVTYVVAVAAGISVAAAFLLPWSMLPDVIDDFHLKQPHIHGTEPIFFSFYVFFTKFASGVSLGISTLSLDFTGYQTRSCSQPARVKFTLKMLVTMAPIVLILLGLLLFKLYPIDEEKRRQNKKALQALREEASSSGCSETDSTELASIL; the protein is encoded by the exons ATGGCCAAAGGAGAGGGAGCCGAGAGCGGCTCCGCCGCGGGGCTGCTGCCCACGAGCATACTCCAAGCCGGCGAACGCCCGGCCCAGGTGAAG AAGGAACCAAAGAAGAAACAACAGTTGTCCGTTTGCAACAAGCTTTGCTATGCAGTTGGGGGGGCCCCCTACCAGGTGACGGGATGTGCCCTGGGGTTCTTCCTGCAGATCTACCTGTTGGATGTAGCTCAG GTGGaccctttctctgcctctatCATCCTATTTGTGGGCCGCGCTTGGGATGCCATCACAGACCCGCTGGTGGGCTTCTGCATTAGCAAATCTCCCTGGACCCGCCTAGGCCGCCTCATGCCCTG GATCATATTCTCCACCCCCCTGGCCATCATTGCCTACTTCCTCATCTGGTTCGTGCCTGACTTCCAACAGGGCCAGGCCCTGTGGTACTTGCTTTTCTACTGCCTCTTTGAGACGCTGGTCACG TGTTTCCACGTTCCCTACTCAGCTCTCACCATGTTCATCAGCACAGAGCAGAGTGAGCGGGATTCTGCCACCGCGTATC GGATGACGGTGGAGGTATtaggcacagtgctgggcaccgCAATCCAGGGGCAGATTGTGGGCCAAGCAGATACACCTTGTCTCCAGGACCCCAATGCTTCTACAGCAACCTTGGAAGGTGCCAATCACACGCATAGCACCACCTCACTCAAAGAAACG CAAAACGCATACCTGCTGGCAGCAGGGGTCATTGCCTCCATCTATGTCATCTGCGCCATCATCCTGATCCTGGGCGTGCGGGAGCAGAGAG AACCCTACGAGACTCAGCAGGCCAAGCCAATGTCTTTCTTTCGGGGCCTCCGGTTGGTCATGACCCATGGCCCGTACATCAAGCTTATTGCTGGCTTCCTCTTCACCTCCTTGGCTTTCATG CTGGTAGAGGGAAACTTCGCCCTGTTTTGCACTTACACCTTGGGCTTCCGCAACGAATTCCAGAATCTGCTCCTGGCCATCATG CTCTCAGCCACAGTCACCATTCCCATCTGGCAGTGGTTCCTAACCCGGTTTGGCAAGAAGATGGCTGTGTACATTGGGATCTCA TCAGCAGTGCCATTTCTCATCTTGGTGGCTCTCATGGAGAGTAACCTGATCGTCACATACGTGGTAGCTGTGGCAGCCGGCATCAGTGTAGCAGCCGCCTTTTTACTACCCTG GTCCATGCTGCCGGATGTCATTGACGACTTCCACTTGAAGCAGCCCCACATCCATGGGACTGAGCCCATCTTCTTCTCCTTCTACGTCTTCTTCACCAAGTTTGCCTCCGGAGTCTCTCTGGGCATCTCCACTCTCAGTCTGGA CTTCACTGGGTACCAGACCCGTTCCTGCTCCCAGCCGGCACGTGTCAAGTTTACGCTGAAGATGCTCGTGACCATGGCTCCCATAGTCCTCATCCTGCTAGGCCTGCTGCTGTTCAAGCTGTACCCCATCGATGAGGAGAAGCGGCGGCAGAATAAGAAGGCCCTGCAGGCTCTGAG GGAAGAGGCCAGCAGCTCGGGCTGCTCTGAAACAGACTCCACAGAGCTGGCCAGCATCCTCTAG